A genome region from Rubrobacter calidifluminis includes the following:
- a CDS encoding peptidase C39 family protein: MNHGSLKAGLLVLLSVVALLICGATARADTRPYIHFDRFDTHRTLSAGKRDEIVISRNTGGVPELRLGAHPHRGTDRDGTYNGGTFYWGSILSPVHQPGIAFDTLNPSWNASTPQGTWIELDVRVRSGGGWTRWFDLGIWAKDTGTIERHSVDGQKTARWQVATDTLQSRGRVFAGAYQYRLKLFTAKKGLSPRVRALFFTASNSYHNGEPLGVGPDRSIWGKNLAVPPRSQMVYPDGGEVWCSPTSLSMVMAYWARKTGREALDQPVPRVARGTYDHVYGGTGNWPFNTAYAAAYGLVGSVNRFSSLGQAERFISAGIPLVASVAWHRGELDGAPIPSTEGHLLVIRGFTRSGDVIVNDPAAKSDAGVERVYKRDQFRKVWFETGSGGIAYLVYPRGYKLPPRIYARGSW; the protein is encoded by the coding sequence GTGAACCATGGCAGCCTCAAGGCGGGTTTGCTCGTCTTGCTCTCCGTCGTGGCGTTGCTGATCTGCGGGGCCACGGCCCGGGCGGACACCCGCCCGTACATACATTTCGACCGCTTCGACACCCACCGCACCCTCTCAGCGGGCAAACGGGACGAGATCGTGATCTCCAGGAACACCGGTGGCGTCCCGGAACTCCGGCTCGGCGCCCACCCGCACCGGGGCACGGACAGGGACGGCACGTACAACGGCGGCACTTTCTACTGGGGCTCGATCCTCTCCCCCGTCCATCAGCCCGGCATCGCCTTCGACACCCTCAACCCCTCGTGGAACGCTTCGACACCCCAGGGCACCTGGATCGAACTCGACGTACGGGTGCGCTCGGGAGGGGGCTGGACGCGCTGGTTCGACCTCGGCATCTGGGCGAAGGACACCGGCACGATAGAGCGCCACAGCGTCGACGGGCAGAAGACCGCCCGCTGGCAGGTGGCGACCGACACCCTGCAGAGCCGCGGGCGCGTCTTCGCCGGAGCCTACCAGTACCGCCTGAAGCTCTTCACCGCGAAGAAAGGGCTCTCGCCGAGGGTACGCGCGCTGTTTTTCACCGCCTCGAACTCGTACCACAACGGTGAACCGCTCGGCGTGGGTCCCGACCGGAGCATATGGGGGAAGAACCTTGCCGTTCCGCCCCGCTCGCAGATGGTCTACCCAGACGGTGGCGAGGTGTGGTGCTCCCCGACCTCGCTCTCGATGGTGATGGCATACTGGGCGAGGAAGACCGGCAGGGAGGCGCTCGACCAGCCGGTCCCGAGGGTAGCCCGCGGCACCTACGACCACGTCTACGGCGGCACCGGCAACTGGCCGTTCAACACCGCCTACGCCGCCGCCTACGGGCTCGTGGGCTCGGTCAACCGCTTCTCCTCGCTCGGCCAGGCGGAGCGCTTCATCAGCGCGGGGATCCCGCTCGTCGCTAGCGTCGCCTGGCACAGGGGCGAACTCGACGGCGCCCCCATCCCCTCGACGGAGGGTCACCTGCTCGTGATCCGGGGCTTCACCCGCTCCGGGGACGTCATCGTCAACGACCCGGCGGCGAAGAGCGACGCGGGAGTGGAGCGGGTCTACAAGAGGGACCAGTTCCGCAAGGTGTGGTTCGAGACCGGCTCGGGTGGGATAGCCTACCTGGTCTATCCCAGGGGCTACAAACTCCCCCCTCGTATCTACGCCCGGGGTAGCTGGTAG
- a CDS encoding sugar transferase, which translates to MRKAIGNLLSLGMLRRPASVLVLILIDAGSLCAGLFLASDSLHLAPVLLSVLIPIFSCCGMYGRAARRRSPGALGGAPLLWGVLVVAGARFYPESGLSGEAAAAVVILFALFCIPLRLSYERGLDMIYRRGIGLIPTLIVGDENGRERLRRLLDFAPGAYTPVGEAGLTPQGRVDIDELRRALEESGAKLVLLAGAERLPDDNLLDTLRSVRLRGVQMRVVPGALGLMRLRPLVSQSMGVPVFDVRYPQLDNFQRTLKRTLDLTLSATGLIVLLPLFALIALAIKLDSPGPVLFRQERVGADEKIFTCYMFRSMYEGAEEQQEELEEANEADGILFKIRDDPRVTRVGRFLRRWSIDELPQLWNVLKGEMSLVGPRPLPLRDHGRTREAHKKRLAVMPGMTGYWQINGRESLSFEEMVRLDLHYIENWSLSFDIKIIILTIGAVLRRKGAY; encoded by the coding sequence ATGAGAAAGGCGATCGGGAACCTGCTGAGCCTCGGGATGCTGCGACGTCCGGCCAGCGTCTTGGTGCTGATCCTGATCGACGCCGGGTCCCTGTGCGCCGGCCTCTTCCTCGCCTCGGACTCGCTGCACCTCGCCCCGGTACTTCTGAGCGTGCTCATCCCGATCTTCTCCTGCTGCGGGATGTACGGTCGCGCCGCCAGGAGGCGTAGCCCCGGTGCGCTCGGGGGGGCGCCCCTCCTCTGGGGTGTCCTTGTGGTCGCCGGGGCACGCTTCTACCCGGAGAGCGGGCTCTCGGGAGAGGCTGCTGCGGCGGTGGTGATCCTGTTCGCCCTGTTCTGCATCCCGCTGCGCCTCTCCTACGAGCGAGGCCTCGACATGATCTATCGCCGCGGTATAGGTCTCATCCCGACTCTCATAGTCGGAGACGAGAACGGTCGCGAGAGGTTGCGTCGCCTGCTCGATTTCGCCCCCGGAGCCTACACCCCCGTCGGCGAGGCGGGTCTCACGCCTCAGGGACGTGTGGACATCGACGAGCTGCGCCGCGCCCTGGAGGAGAGCGGGGCGAAGCTCGTACTCCTGGCAGGCGCCGAACGCCTGCCGGACGACAACCTGCTCGACACCCTGAGATCGGTAAGGCTGCGCGGAGTCCAGATGAGGGTGGTTCCGGGAGCATTGGGTCTGATGCGCCTGCGGCCCTTGGTCTCCCAGAGCATGGGCGTACCGGTGTTCGACGTGCGCTACCCTCAGCTGGACAACTTCCAGCGGACGCTCAAGCGCACGCTGGACCTTACGCTCTCCGCCACCGGGCTGATCGTGCTTCTGCCCCTCTTCGCTCTCATCGCGCTAGCCATCAAGCTGGACTCTCCCGGCCCGGTCCTTTTCCGACAGGAGAGGGTCGGAGCAGACGAGAAGATCTTCACATGCTACATGTTCCGATCAATGTACGAAGGTGCCGAAGAGCAGCAGGAGGAGCTCGAGGAGGCCAACGAAGCCGACGGCATCCTCTTCAAGATAAGGGACGACCCCCGGGTCACCCGCGTGGGCCGGTTCCTGCGGCGCTGGAGCATAGACGAGCTGCCGCAGCTCTGGAACGTCCTCAAGGGAGAGATGAGCCTGGTCGGCCCCCGGCCCCTGCCCCTCAGGGACCACGGACGTACACGAGAGGCGCACAAAAAACGCCTCGCGGTCATGCCCGGGATGACCGGATACTGGCAGATAAACGGCCGCGAGAGCCTCTCTTTCGAAGAGATGGTCCGCCTCGATCTCCACTACATAGAGAACTGGTCCCTCTCGTTCGACATCAAGATCATCATACTCACCATCGGGGCCGTGCTCCGTCGCAAGGGCGCCTACTAG
- a CDS encoding sulfatase, which produces MDRTITRKSFLKAAGAGAAGAALFGSSVAAGARYKSYLPEGGSRMNVILVIIDSLRRDHVGAYGNRWIKTPNLDALAKESLVFSRPYPESLPTICARRAIHTGTRTWPFRDWHPVRGEGYMPWGWEPIPDGQTTLAEVLKQNGFVNALISDTDHLFKPFYNFHQGFDVFEWVRGQEKDRYKPAWTVSRQEMSKYLLKGNKFRVHDTIQQFLANTAAHRDETDWFAAKVFGGAADLLEGLREKQPFFLVVDNYDPHEPWAPPKEYVDLYDDSYHGPEPIEPDYAPSDYLTEAELKRMRALYSGETSHVDRWLGHFLNKADDLGVLDNSLLILLSDHGHCLGEHGYVGKPYNALYPELTDTVFLIRHPEGRGRGRKSDYYASTHDVAPTILSAVDVAVPGQMQGTDLSPILEGREPKQKRDHFTLGYDAYVWARDERYLIHGRYDGTQMQLYDVKEDPEQRHNLAGRHPDIVRRMFHDYVLKDAGGPLPHYA; this is translated from the coding sequence TTGGACCGTACGATCACCCGCAAGAGCTTTCTCAAGGCCGCCGGGGCCGGTGCGGCGGGGGCTGCGCTCTTCGGCAGCTCGGTTGCTGCCGGCGCCAGGTACAAAAGCTATCTTCCGGAGGGCGGCTCCAGGATGAACGTCATCCTCGTGATAATAGACAGCCTCCGGCGCGACCACGTGGGGGCCTACGGCAACCGCTGGATAAAGACCCCCAACCTCGACGCGCTGGCGAAGGAGAGCCTGGTCTTCAGCCGTCCCTACCCGGAGTCTCTTCCGACTATCTGCGCGAGGCGGGCGATACACACCGGCACGCGCACCTGGCCCTTCCGCGACTGGCACCCGGTCAGGGGCGAGGGGTACATGCCGTGGGGCTGGGAGCCCATCCCCGACGGGCAGACAACCCTCGCTGAAGTACTCAAGCAGAACGGGTTCGTGAACGCCCTGATCTCGGACACCGACCACCTCTTCAAGCCCTTCTACAACTTCCACCAGGGCTTCGACGTCTTCGAGTGGGTGCGGGGTCAGGAGAAGGATCGCTACAAGCCCGCCTGGACGGTCTCCAGACAGGAGATGAGCAAGTACCTGCTAAAAGGGAACAAGTTCCGGGTCCACGACACCATCCAGCAATTTCTGGCAAACACCGCCGCCCACCGGGACGAGACCGATTGGTTTGCGGCCAAGGTGTTCGGCGGGGCGGCGGACCTGCTCGAGGGCCTGCGGGAGAAGCAGCCCTTCTTCCTCGTCGTGGACAACTACGACCCGCACGAACCCTGGGCGCCGCCGAAGGAGTACGTCGATCTCTACGACGACTCCTACCATGGCCCGGAGCCAATAGAACCGGACTACGCCCCAAGCGACTATCTGACCGAGGCGGAGCTCAAGAGGATGCGCGCACTCTACTCCGGTGAGACCAGCCACGTAGACAGGTGGCTCGGACACTTCCTGAACAAGGCGGACGATCTCGGGGTGCTCGACAACTCGCTCCTGATCCTGCTCTCCGATCACGGGCACTGCCTGGGGGAGCATGGTTACGTCGGCAAACCCTACAACGCCCTCTATCCTGAGCTCACCGATACCGTCTTCCTGATCCGCCACCCCGAAGGCAGGGGAAGGGGCAGGAAGAGCGACTACTACGCTTCGACCCACGACGTCGCCCCCACCATCCTCTCGGCGGTTGACGTGGCGGTTCCGGGGCAGATGCAGGGCACAGACCTCTCACCCATCCTCGAGGGCAGGGAGCCCAAACAGAAGCGAGACCACTTCACGCTCGGCTACGACGCCTACGTCTGGGCCCGCGATGAGCGGTACCTGATCCATGGCCGCTACGACGGTACCCAGATGCAGCTCTACGACGTGAAAGAAGACCCGGAGCAGAGGCACAACCTGGCGGGCAGACACCCGGACATCGTCCGCCGCATGTTCCATGACTACGTGCTCAAAGACGCCGGTGGCCCCCTGCCACATTACGCCTAG
- a CDS encoding oligosaccharide flippase family protein, whose protein sequence is MAPGVTPTGKDDTYIARVARGAGISTLGQGVGRLLGFVTQIAISRLFGAEIYGFYSSGVAVVTGAQTVSRFGMENSVVRYVAHHRAKGDRERVKGTIVQTIFITLIISLLLGAALFFTADFVATHLPNSSPKMATVLRAFAFVLPFFVFMSMVVWATQGFQTVTYAAYIQQFIRPALFLVLLGFFYLFGKSVTSVIAAYGTAMLLAGLVGMYFLRRLFPPLFDRRVPSKMETRELFKVSIPLSIANGARYLDNQSAVLILTAFAAGAPVGIFNAAARTATLSTIVRFAFSGIFSPIISSFYARGELDQLGRLYKDVSRWIFIGAFPIFLVIAVLGHDILAVFGRDFVRGESALWIVAVAQLFSASVGTTPRMLAMTGRQNIEMIATTSAAILGVIVSLLLVPHFGIIGAAIGMAAAIVAENAGTMGAVKWKIGFWPYSPEWIKPLVAGVVAALATYLLGLFFPVHTPIVRVAALGVFLGLVFLAVLLLLGLSETDREFLRTFWNVARRYLPRRLGRG, encoded by the coding sequence ATGGCACCCGGGGTCACCCCCACCGGCAAGGACGACACCTACATTGCGCGGGTCGCGCGGGGCGCCGGGATCAGCACGCTCGGACAGGGTGTGGGACGCCTGCTCGGGTTCGTCACCCAGATCGCCATCTCCAGGCTCTTCGGCGCCGAGATCTACGGCTTCTACTCCTCCGGGGTGGCGGTGGTGACCGGTGCCCAGACCGTCTCCCGCTTCGGCATGGAGAACAGCGTGGTGCGCTACGTCGCCCACCATCGGGCCAAGGGGGACAGGGAGCGGGTGAAGGGCACGATCGTGCAGACGATATTCATCACGCTGATCATAAGCCTGCTGCTCGGGGCGGCTCTGTTCTTCACGGCGGACTTCGTCGCCACCCACCTCCCGAACAGCAGCCCGAAGATGGCCACGGTCCTGCGAGCGTTCGCGTTCGTGTTGCCGTTTTTCGTGTTCATGAGCATGGTCGTCTGGGCCACCCAGGGTTTCCAGACTGTCACCTACGCCGCCTACATCCAGCAGTTCATAAGGCCTGCGCTCTTCCTGGTGCTGCTCGGGTTCTTCTACCTGTTCGGGAAAAGCGTGACCAGTGTCATAGCCGCCTACGGCACCGCGATGCTGCTGGCCGGTCTAGTCGGGATGTACTTCCTGCGGCGGCTCTTCCCGCCGCTCTTCGATCGCCGCGTGCCATCGAAGATGGAGACCCGTGAGCTCTTCAAGGTCTCGATCCCGCTAAGCATTGCCAACGGTGCACGCTATCTGGACAACCAGTCGGCCGTTCTGATCCTCACAGCTTTCGCCGCCGGCGCCCCGGTCGGTATCTTCAACGCCGCCGCCCGAACCGCCACCCTCTCGACGATCGTGCGCTTCGCCTTTTCAGGCATCTTCTCTCCGATCATCTCCAGCTTCTACGCAAGAGGCGAGCTCGATCAGCTCGGCCGGCTCTACAAGGACGTATCGCGCTGGATCTTCATCGGGGCCTTCCCCATCTTCCTGGTCATCGCGGTGCTCGGGCACGACATCCTCGCGGTCTTCGGCAGGGACTTCGTCAGGGGGGAGAGCGCGCTCTGGATCGTCGCTGTGGCCCAGCTCTTCAGCGCCTCGGTCGGGACAACGCCGCGCATGCTCGCGATGACCGGGCGCCAGAACATCGAGATGATCGCGACCACCTCCGCCGCCATCCTCGGCGTGATCGTGAGCCTGCTGCTCGTCCCGCACTTCGGGATAATCGGGGCGGCCATCGGAATGGCGGCGGCGATCGTCGCGGAGAACGCGGGGACGATGGGTGCGGTCAAGTGGAAGATAGGCTTCTGGCCTTACAGCCCGGAGTGGATAAAGCCGCTCGTTGCGGGCGTGGTGGCGGCGCTCGCGACCTACTTACTCGGCCTCTTCTTCCCGGTTCACACCCCGATCGTGCGGGTGGCCGCCCTGGGCGTCTTCCTGGGGCTGGTCTTCCTCGCCGTCCTGCTTCTCCTCGGCCTCTCGGAGACAGACCGCGAGTTCCTGCGCACCTTCTGGAACGTCGCCCGCAGGTACCTCCCGCGGAGGCTGGGGCGTGGTTAA
- a CDS encoding sulfotransferase: MVKVLYVVGLGRSGSTILSNSLGQIEGFFSAGELNFLWRHNVLENRLCGCGRPFHECATWQEIMRRAFGSPDEDFAREMIRLQRAGTRTRHIPLMLAPGGWRQMEGRIGKLLVSYGRLYAAIGKVTGSRVVVDSSKEPAHGYAMSHAPGVEFYTLHLVRDPRAAAYSWQKKKRQPDTENREYMFSSPPARSAVMWNAWNAAAEALWRKTPDRYLRLRYEDFVSNPRVSFERILKLVGEEDARIPLTGERGVELGVSHTVSGNPNRFETGTVELREDRRWQKEMSPRDRALVTALTAPLLSRYGYALSPSTRAL; the protein is encoded by the coding sequence GTGGTTAAGGTCCTCTACGTCGTAGGCCTCGGGCGCAGCGGGAGCACGATCCTCTCGAACTCCCTGGGGCAGATCGAGGGGTTCTTCTCGGCTGGCGAGCTGAACTTCCTCTGGCGGCACAACGTGCTGGAGAACCGCCTGTGCGGCTGCGGGAGGCCGTTCCACGAATGCGCCACCTGGCAGGAGATCATGCGGCGCGCCTTCGGCAGCCCGGACGAAGACTTCGCCCGCGAGATGATCCGGCTACAGCGGGCCGGCACCCGCACCCGCCACATCCCGCTCATGCTGGCCCCCGGAGGGTGGAGGCAGATGGAAGGCCGCATCGGGAAGCTACTCGTCTCCTACGGCAGGCTCTACGCGGCCATCGGCAAAGTCACCGGCAGCCGGGTGGTCGTGGACTCATCGAAGGAGCCCGCACACGGTTACGCTATGTCCCACGCCCCGGGCGTCGAGTTCTACACGCTGCACCTCGTCCGCGACCCCAGGGCCGCCGCCTACTCCTGGCAGAAGAAGAAGCGCCAGCCCGACACTGAGAACCGGGAGTACATGTTCAGCTCCCCTCCGGCACGCAGCGCCGTCATGTGGAACGCCTGGAACGCCGCCGCAGAAGCCCTCTGGCGGAAGACCCCGGATAGATACCTCCGCCTGCGCTACGAGGACTTCGTCTCGAACCCGCGTGTGAGCTTCGAGCGCATCCTGAAGCTGGTGGGCGAGGAGGACGCCCGCATCCCGCTGACCGGAGAGCGCGGGGTCGAGCTCGGTGTGAGCCACACCGTCTCTGGCAACCCCAACCGCTTCGAGACAGGAACGGTCGAGCTGCGGGAGGACCGCCGCTGGCAGAAGGAGATGTCCCCCCGCGACCGCGCGCTCGTCACCGCGCTCACCGCGCCGCTGCTTTCGCGCTACGGCTACGCTCTGAGTCCCTCTACTCGGGCTCTCTGA
- a CDS encoding ABC transporter ATP-binding protein — MVQLLEVSELSLDVPGRRLLDGVSFEAGAGECLAVVGPSGAGKTSLLNCLCGIAKPTAGSVWIEGAELSSLGPSRRAAFRLRNIGMVFQFGELLPELSALENVALPLRLMGVSRREAERRAAKWLEKLGLGERGGAHPDTLSGGELQRVGIARALVHEPKLVLADEPTGALDEENTGRIAALLAGTAGELGITVILVTHDPLVASKASRVLRLREGRLVPADSSDSTKEVRP; from the coding sequence TTGGTACAACTCCTTGAGGTGAGCGAACTGTCGCTTGATGTACCGGGGCGCCGGCTGCTGGACGGGGTTAGCTTCGAGGCCGGGGCGGGCGAGTGCCTCGCCGTGGTGGGCCCCTCGGGCGCGGGCAAGACCTCGCTGTTGAATTGCCTGTGCGGCATCGCGAAGCCTACGGCGGGCTCGGTGTGGATCGAAGGCGCGGAGCTGAGCAGCCTGGGACCGTCCAGGCGGGCCGCCTTCAGGCTGCGTAACATCGGCATGGTGTTCCAGTTCGGAGAGCTTCTGCCCGAGCTTTCCGCGCTTGAGAACGTTGCGCTGCCGCTGCGGCTGATGGGCGTCTCGCGGCGGGAGGCCGAGCGGCGGGCGGCGAAGTGGCTGGAGAAGCTCGGGCTCGGCGAGCGCGGCGGGGCGCACCCGGATACCCTCTCTGGGGGAGAGCTCCAGCGGGTGGGGATAGCGCGGGCGCTGGTGCATGAGCCGAAGCTGGTGCTCGCCGACGAGCCCACAGGAGCGCTCGACGAGGAGAACACCGGTCGCATAGCCGCTCTGCTCGCGGGTACGGCCGGAGAGCTCGGTATAACCGTGATCCTGGTGACGCACGACCCGCTGGTCGCCTCCAAAGCCAGTCGCGTGCTAAGGCTGCGCGAGGGACGGCTGGTGCCTGCCGACAGTTCGGATAGCACAAAAGAAGTCCGGCCGTGA
- a CDS encoding LuxR C-terminal-related transcriptional regulator, translating into MGLHRDTRILVADECPAVVQGLKEALASLPEVVVVGGATGSEETLSLAEELLPDLIVLDPSFQAEAPVPLRDGEVPELDLVRELKSLPGPPVVVFYSSFNTTADLMALVLAGADGYIHKATPLEQLTDDVKDAAAGDHPWRLGLEPAEAKRRLLAASRVWRLSPAEKKVLSLVLRGGKDEQIAEVLHLSSHTVKNHVRSLLRKLEYRYRREIFED; encoded by the coding sequence TTGGGATTGCATAGAGACACCAGGATCCTCGTGGCGGACGAGTGTCCGGCCGTGGTGCAGGGCCTGAAGGAGGCCCTCGCTTCTCTGCCGGAAGTAGTGGTCGTGGGCGGAGCCACGGGTTCGGAGGAGACCCTGAGCCTGGCGGAGGAGCTGCTCCCGGATCTCATCGTCCTGGACCCGAGCTTCCAGGCTGAGGCGCCGGTCCCTTTGCGTGACGGCGAAGTCCCCGAGCTCGACCTCGTGCGGGAGCTGAAGAGTCTGCCCGGCCCGCCGGTCGTGGTCTTCTACTCTTCCTTCAACACCACCGCGGACCTGATGGCGCTGGTGCTGGCCGGAGCCGATGGGTATATCCACAAGGCCACCCCGCTGGAGCAACTCACCGATGATGTGAAAGACGCTGCGGCGGGAGATCACCCCTGGCGCCTGGGCCTCGAGCCCGCAGAGGCCAAGAGGAGGCTCCTGGCTGCCTCCAGGGTCTGGCGCCTGTCCCCGGCGGAGAAGAAGGTGCTGTCCCTCGTGCTCAGGGGCGGGAAGGACGAGCAGATAGCCGAGGTCCTGCACCTCAGCTCACACACCGTCAAGAATCACGTCCGCAGCCTGCTGCGCAAGCTCGAATACCGCTACAGGCGGGAGATCTTCGAAGACTGA